The following proteins are encoded in a genomic region of bacterium:
- the nagA gene encoding N-acetylglucosamine-6-phosphate deacetylase → MIRLRACRLPGRPGLQELILQKGRIAAIQVDAASTPDRRGVDLSAQGRLVTPGLIDVHTHGTGGAEVFSGSAADLQRMALTLAQQGVTAFLATTICHRPTAHAHLRNAADFISRQSKGGARCLGIHLEGPYISVKRRGGIDPASIDSPATQSLDELLEICAGSLRMMTLAPELPGHLELVEQLVRHQVIPSLGHTDASYAQAFAGFKAGIQHATHLFNAMPPLLHRAPGCVAAVFTHPTVTAQIISDGVHVHPEIVNLTYRLLGAERCVLITDGMQASGLPDGRYVYADKEYETRNGTARYLDGTLIGSTLSLIEMTLRFRKCAGCSLEVALQCASRNPARVLGLADRKGAILPGYDADLVVWNDDFSVYATLINGEVVYRRGGPASDGRQGGNSEDKNDPVIHGSGCGL, encoded by the coding sequence GTGATACGTCTGCGTGCATGCCGGCTGCCTGGGCGGCCGGGCCTTCAGGAGCTGATTCTGCAAAAAGGCCGCATCGCCGCCATCCAGGTCGATGCGGCGTCCACACCGGATCGCCGCGGTGTGGACCTCTCCGCTCAAGGACGGCTGGTCACCCCGGGCCTCATCGATGTACACACGCATGGCACCGGCGGGGCGGAGGTGTTCTCCGGCAGCGCAGCGGATCTGCAGCGGATGGCCCTGACCCTGGCGCAACAGGGCGTTACTGCTTTTCTGGCCACCACCATCTGCCACAGACCAACCGCTCATGCGCATTTGCGCAACGCTGCGGATTTCATCAGCCGGCAGAGCAAAGGCGGCGCCCGCTGTCTCGGCATTCATCTGGAAGGGCCGTACATCAGCGTTAAGCGGCGGGGTGGAATCGATCCGGCAAGCATCGATTCGCCCGCCACGCAGAGCTTGGACGAACTGCTGGAGATCTGCGCCGGCTCTCTGAGGATGATGACTCTGGCGCCGGAGCTTCCCGGCCATCTGGAACTCGTCGAACAGCTGGTGCGGCATCAGGTGATCCCTTCTCTCGGCCACACCGACGCATCCTACGCGCAAGCGTTTGCAGGATTCAAGGCCGGCATTCAGCACGCCACCCATCTGTTCAACGCCATGCCGCCGCTTCTGCATCGGGCGCCCGGATGCGTGGCTGCCGTTTTCACCCACCCCACGGTCACGGCTCAGATTATCAGCGACGGTGTGCATGTGCACCCAGAGATCGTCAATCTGACTTATCGGCTCTTGGGTGCAGAACGCTGCGTGCTGATCACCGACGGCATGCAGGCGTCCGGATTGCCGGACGGCCGTTATGTGTACGCGGACAAAGAGTATGAGACCCGCAACGGCACGGCGCGCTATCTGGACGGCACCTTGATCGGTTCCACCCTCAGTCTGATTGAGATGACGTTACGTTTTCGGAAATGTGCCGGCTGTTCGTTGGAGGTTGCGCTGCAATGCGCAAGCCGGAATCCCGCTCGCGTGCTTGGACTGGCGGATCGCAAGGGCGCCATCCTTCCCGGCTATGACGCGGATCTGGTGGTGTGGAACGACGATTTTTCCGTGTACGCTACGCTGATCAACGGAGAGGTGGTGTACCGCCGGGGCGGGC